The genomic interval CATGGCGCTTGGCGCGGCTCGGGCCGGTGCGCGCGCGATGACCGCCACTTCCGGACCGGGAATCGACCTGATGACCGAGACGTTCGGCCTCGTCGCCACCAGCGAGACGCCGCTGGTCATCTGTGACGTGATGCGCTCTGGTCCCTCGACCGGGATGCCGACCAAGCAGGAACAGGGCGACCTCAACATGACGCTGTACGGCGGTCACGGCGAGATCCCCCGCTTCGTCGTCGCGCCGACGACCGTCTCCGAGTGTTTCTGGAAGACCGTCGAGGCGTTCAACCTCGCCGAGAAGTACCAGACACCCGTCTTCCTGGTCTCGGACCTGGCGATGGCCGTCACCGAGCAGACGTTCTCGCCGGAGACGTTCGACATGGACGAGGTGGAGGTCGACCGCGGCAAGGTCGTCGACGAGGACGAGATCGGCGCCTGGCTCGACGAGCAGGGCCGTTTCCAGGCGCACTTCCCGGCCGCAGACGGGGTCTCCCCGCGGGCGTTCCCCGGGACCGCGGACGGCGCACACATGACCACCGGGCTGGAACACGACGAACTCGGCCGGCGGACCGAGGACACCGACGTGCGCATCGAGCAGGTCGACAAGCGCCAGCGGAAAGTCGAGACCGCCCGGGAACAGGAGGAGTTCGACTACCGGGAGTTCGGCGACCCCGACGCGGACACGCTGATCATCTCGTGGGGCTCGAACGAGGGCGCCATGCGCGAGGGCCTGGAGCTGCTCGACGCCGAGGGCCACAACGTCCGTTTCATCTCGGTCCCGTACATCTTCCCGCGGCCGGACCTGACCGACGAGGTCCAGGCCGCCGAGGAAGTCATCGTCGTCGAGTGTAACGCCACCGGGCAGTTCGCCGACATCATCGAACACGACGTGTTAGAGCGCGTCGAGCGCATCAACAAGTACAACGGCGTCCGCTTCAAGGCGGACGAACTCGCGGCCGAGGTCAAGCAGACACTCGATCCAGACAACGGTACACAGGAGGTTGAAGCAGAATGAGCTCAGACGTTCGATTCACAGATTTCAAGTCCGACAAGCAACCGACGTGGTGTCCCGGCTGCGGTGACTTCGGGACGATGAACGGCATGATGAAGGCCCTGGCCGAGACCGGCAACGACCCCGACAACACGTTCGTGGTCGCCGGCATCGGCTGTTCCGGCAAGATCGGGACCTACATGCACAGTTACGCGCTGCACGGCGTCCACGGCCGCGCCCTGCCGGTGGGTATCGGCGTGAAGATGGCCAACCCCGACCTAGAAGTGATGGTCGCCGGCGGCGACGGCGACGGCTACTCCATCGGTGCCGGCCACTTCATCCACGCGGTGCGGCGGAACGTCGACATGAGCTACGTGGTCATGGACAACCGCATCTACGGGCTGACCAAGGGCCAGGCATCGCCGACCTCGCGCGAGGACTTCGAGACGGGGACCACGCCCGAGGGCCCCAAACAGCCCCCGGTCAACCCGAAGGCACTCGCGCTGTCGGCCGGTGCGACCTTCATCGCGCAGTCCTTTAGCTCGAACGCCCAGCGCCACGCCGAGATCGTCCAGCAGGCCATCGAACACGACGGCTTCGGCTTCGTCAACGTCTACTCGCCGTGTGTGACGTTCAACGACGTGGACACGTACGACTACTTCCGGGACTCCATCGTGGACCTAGACGAGACGGACCACGACCCGCACGACCGCGACCAGGCCAAAGACAAGATCCTCGAATCCGACAAGGAGTACATGGGCGTGCTCTACCAGAACGAGGACTCCGTGCCCTTCGAGCAGCGCGAGGGTATCGAGAGCTCGATGGCCGAGATCCCCGACGGCGCTCCCGAGGGCGCGATGGACCTCGTCCGCGAGTTCTACTGAACGGCCCGGCTCCGTCGAAACGCTCGATCGGTACTAGTTTTCGACGGTCGTGCTGCAGACAGAGCGCGTATCAGTCACGGGTGAAGTTGCCGTACACGAGATCCGCGTAGGTATCGCGACAGGGTATGGGCGTTTGGCTCAACGGTAAATCATGGGCTGTTACCGGTAATGAGCGATTGTCCGTGCATTGTCCGATCAAATATATTGTCGAAAATCTCGTCTCGGTCGTCGACTTCCGTAGATGTCGCTGTAGTGTGAGTGCCAGTCGACCGTCTGC from Haloarcula pelagica carries:
- a CDS encoding 2-oxoacid:acceptor oxidoreductase subunit alpha produces the protein MPEDLNWAIGGEAGDGIDSTGKIFAQALSRAGRHVFTSKDFASRIRGGYTAYKVRTSVDRVESVVDRLDILIALTERTIHENEDELHEDSVIIYDGERSTMQDVEVPHGATALEVPLKRLAEDAGGAIMLNVVALGAACEVTSFPIENLDESLQKRFGDKGEAIVENNKKAARMGQEYVQEEYDEEFDYSMETTDADYVLLNGDEAIGMGAIAAGCRFYAGYPITPATDVMEYMTGRVDQFGGKVVQAEDELSAINMALGAARAGARAMTATSGPGIDLMTETFGLVATSETPLVICDVMRSGPSTGMPTKQEQGDLNMTLYGGHGEIPRFVVAPTTVSECFWKTVEAFNLAEKYQTPVFLVSDLAMAVTEQTFSPETFDMDEVEVDRGKVVDEDEIGAWLDEQGRFQAHFPAADGVSPRAFPGTADGAHMTTGLEHDELGRRTEDTDVRIEQVDKRQRKVETAREQEEFDYREFGDPDADTLIISWGSNEGAMREGLELLDAEGHNVRFISVPYIFPRPDLTDEVQAAEEVIVVECNATGQFADIIEHDVLERVERINKYNGVRFKADELAAEVKQTLDPDNGTQEVEAE
- a CDS encoding 2-oxoacid:ferredoxin oxidoreductase subunit beta; the encoded protein is MSSDVRFTDFKSDKQPTWCPGCGDFGTMNGMMKALAETGNDPDNTFVVAGIGCSGKIGTYMHSYALHGVHGRALPVGIGVKMANPDLEVMVAGGDGDGYSIGAGHFIHAVRRNVDMSYVVMDNRIYGLTKGQASPTSREDFETGTTPEGPKQPPVNPKALALSAGATFIAQSFSSNAQRHAEIVQQAIEHDGFGFVNVYSPCVTFNDVDTYDYFRDSIVDLDETDHDPHDRDQAKDKILESDKEYMGVLYQNEDSVPFEQREGIESSMAEIPDGAPEGAMDLVREFY